One Helianthus annuus cultivar XRQ/B chromosome 12, HanXRQr2.0-SUNRISE, whole genome shotgun sequence genomic region harbors:
- the LOC110895120 gene encoding F-box/kelch-repeat protein At1g67480 produces the protein MAASVSGETNACLHSVGDDFDCPILPGLPDDIAKYCLALVPRTYFPTMGTVSRRWRSFIIVRRLSGLVEEWIYVLSMDTNGDGTHWEVLDCFGNKQAVLPRMPGPVIAGFGVVVVNGKLIVMAGYSMVAGVGSVSSDVYQYDSCLNSWSKLSNMNVPRYDFACAEVNGMVYAVGGYGVDGDSLSCAEVYNPETDKWTLIESLRRPRWGCFACGFEGKLYVMGGRSSFTIGNSRFVDVYNPIEQSWCEMKNGCVMVTAHAVVGKKLFCIEWKNQRKLAIFNPEDGSWKMVGVPVTGSSRVGFRFGIIEDKLLLFSLEEEQGGGNTLMYDPNATTGSEWQTSKIKPSGLCLSCVTIKA, from the exons ATGGCTGCATCTGTAAGTGGAGAGACCAATGCTTGTTTACATTCAGTTGGCGATGACTTTGACTGCCCGATCTTGCCCGGGCTGCCCGACGATATAGCAAAGTACTGTCTTGCCCTTGTCCCAAGAACATACTTTCCAACAATGGGAACTGTGTCAAGGAGATGGAGGTCTTTTATTATAGTTAGGAGACTTTCTGGTTTAGTTGAAGAATGGATTTATGTTTTGAGTATGGATACTAACGGAGATGGGACCCACTGGGAGGTCTTGGATTGTTTTGGAAATAAACAGGCAGTCTTACCTCGGATGCCAGGCCCCGTGATAGCGGGCTTTGGGGTTGTGGTTGTTAATGGGAAGCTTATTGTTATGGCTGGGTATTCGATGGTTGCTGGTGTTGGTTCGGTTTCTTCTGATGTGTACCAATATGACTCTTGTCTTAACAG CTGGAGCAAGCTTTCCAACATGAACGTGCCTCGATATGATTTTGCATGTGCAGAAGTAAATGGTATGGTTTATGCAGTTGGTGGTTATGGGGTGGATGGAGATTCTCTCTCATGTGCTGAGGTGTATAATCCAGAAACCGACAAGTGGACTTTAATCGAGTCGCTTCGCCGCCCACGTTGGGGTTGTTTTGCATGCGGGTTCGAGGGTAAACTCTACGTTATGGGCGGGCGGTCAAGTTTCACCATTGGAAACTCAAGGTTTGTTGACGTGTACAACCCGATAGAGCAGTCATGGTGCGAAATGAAAAACGGCTGTGTGATGGTGACCGCTCATGCTGTAGTTGGAAAAAAACTATTTTGTATAGAATGGAAAAACCAACGAAAACTCGCTATTTTTAACCCCGAAGACGGCTCATGGAAAATGGTGGGGGTCCCGGTTACTGGAAGCTCGAGGGTCGGGTTTCGGTTTGGAATTATCGAAGATAAGTTATTGCTTTTCTCACTTGAAGAAGAACAAGGAGGAGGTAACACATTAATGTATGACCCAAATGCAACTACTGGCTCAGAATGGCAGACTTCAAAGATTAAGCCATCTGGTTTATGCTTGTCTTGTGTCACAATCAAGGCATAA